The region GGAAGCGGGGAGGGTTTGGACCACGAAGGCGCGAAGGGTCGCGAAGGAAGCGAAGCGCGAAGGACGCGAAGGACGCGGGGACGCGGGGAGGGTTTGGACCACGAAGGCGCGAAGGGTCGCGAAGGACGCGGGGACGCGGGGACACGGGGACGCGGGGAGGGTTTGGACCACGAAGGCGCGAAGGGTCGCGAAGGGCGCGGGGAGGGTTTGGACCACGAAGGCGCGAAGGGCGCGAAGGACGCGGGGAGGGTTTGGACCACGAAGGCGCGAAGGGTCGCGAAGGCCGCGAAGCGCGAAGGACGCGAAGGACGCGGGGACGCGGGGAGGGTTTGGACCACGAAGGCGCGAAGGGTCGCGAAGGAAGCGAAGCGCGAAGGGCGCGAAGGGCGCGAAGCGCGAAGGACGCGGGGAGGGTTTGGACCACGAAGGCGCGAAGGGTCGCGAAGGGCGCGAAGCGCGAAGGACGCGAAGGACGCGGGGACACGGGGCCCTTGCGACTTTGCGACTAAGCGGGAAAGACCACCGACTCTTTCCCGGCAAGTTTATCGAGGATTCTGTCTACAACAATGTTGAGATGGGCGGGTCTGTTGACGAAATCCAGATTGCCACTGGGTATGGTTAACACCGGGCACAGGTCGAAAGATTGAATCCAGTCGTCGTAGAAGGATTCCAGCAAGGCAAGATATTCGGGGCTGATGCCGCTTTCGATGTCCCGGCCGCGGCGGCGAATGCGGTCGACCAGGACGGGGACAGGTGCGTCCAGGAAGAGCAGCAGATCAGGACGGGGCAAGCCTGCGACGACAAGGCCATAAAGACGGCGATAGGCCTCATAGTCCCGTTCGCTCAGGTTGCCCAGGTGATGCAGGGCCCTGGCGAATATATGGGCATCCTCGTAGATGCTGCGGTCGGCAATGGCCGAGTCCGGGCTGTTGGCCAGGCCAAGGTGATGTTCCGCACGATGGCCGAGAAAAAAAATCTGAAGGTGAAAGGACCATTGCCGCATGTCAGCATAGAAATCGGGCAGATAGGGGTTGTCGGCGACCGATTCAAAGCTTGTTCGCCAGCCAAGGCGGGCGCCCAAGCGTTCAGTGAGCGAGGTCTTTCCGGCGCCGATGTTACCTGCAACAAGCACAAGCCGGTTTATCATGGGATCTTTCATGGCAGGATCTGATGTTCGGCGTGATAGGCACTCAAGCTGTCAGAAAACTCCTGTGCGAAAAGGAGTTCAACTGGTAATCGGCGGCATGTCCATTCACTTGCGTCACCAGCATGGTGTTTCGCTAAACGGCGTTTCAGGTTGTTCGTTCGGCCTGTGTAGTAGGAACTGTCCGAACATCGAAGGATGTATACCCAAGTCCTGGTCATACTCATCTGGTAATTTGTTTTGGGCCGCACCCTTTGACAAGCTCAGGATGCAGGTTTCTCTTTCGGGCATTCAGCTCAGGAAAGCGTGCCATGGTCTGCACCTGACCACTGACAATTGACAATTTGCTCGGGAAGCTTACTCCATCTCACTGGTCATAATGAACAGCGGCTTCATGGCAAAGCGTCGATAGAGAGGGCGCAGGCGATCCGTACTGTAGTGGGTCTTGATATTCACCACCTTCTTGGTACTGGTCACCACATCGATCGGCATGTCATCGTAACGGCCGTTCTTGAGCACAACCAGCCGGCCGTGCACACCTTTCAGGATGAGATCGAGGGCCAGGTTGCCGTAGGCCATAGGTACGATTGAGTCAATGGCGTCGGGATCACCGCCGCGGACCAGGTAACCGAGGCGCTGATTGATGACGTTGATGGTTCTGCCATTGTTGAATTTCGCCGAGCGGGCCTTGAGTTCCTGGGAAACCAGGTCGCCAATGCCGCCCAGCTTTTTGTGTCCAAAGGCGTCGGTGGTCTGGTCGGAAAAGACCATCTCTCCACCCTCAAACATGGCTCCTTCCGAGACCAGAACGATGGAATACTTGCTGGGGTTCTTTTCCCGATCATTGACCAGCAGCTCCGTAAGCTGATCCATGTCGAACTTGTATTCCGGGATGACACAGCGGTTGGCCGCACCGGCCATGGTTGGCAGCATGGCGGTGAAGCCAGCATAGCGACCGAAGACTTCCAGGACCAGGAAGCGTTCGTGGGAGCCGGCCGAGGTGCGCAGTGTATTGGTCAGGCTGATGGTGCGGGTCACGCAGGTGCTGAATCCGATGCAGTAATCGGTTCCCGGCACGTCGTTGTCCATGGTCTTGGGGAAGCCGACTACCTTGACGCCCTGCTGGTAGAGATGCACGCCATAGCTGAGGGTATCATCGCCGCCAATCGGAATGAGGAAATCTATGCCAAGCCAGTCGAGGTTTTTCATGATTTCCGGAGTCAAGTCATTCATGGGTTTGTCGTAAGTGTCCTGCAAGTGGGTTGGCACTGTTTCCTTCGACACATGACTGGGCCGCGTTCTGGAGGTATGCAGGAAAGTGCCGCCTGTTCTACCAGCCTTGTTGACGATTTCCTCGCTGAGGACCTGAAAGTTCTCGCTATTGTCGTAGTCCTTCTCGCGGATGACCTCCATGATACCCTTCCACCCGCGGCGCAGGCCGATGACCTGATAACCCTCGCGCAAGGCGCGGATTGTAACCGCACGAATGGCCGGGTTCAATCCGGGCACATCGCCACCGCCTGTCAGGATTCCGATTACGCCTTTTGCCTTATTTGCTTTCGCCACGATGCTCGTTACCTCCATAACAGAGAAAATTTGTTACTACTCAGGCTCGGCAGGAAAATGACCTGTTTGCGCTCAGATCAACCACAGATTGCGCAGATCCCACAGATTTTTTTGTTTGAATCTGTGTCAATCGACGAAATCTATGGAAAAACCGGGATTGCCTGAGCAGTTACGAAAATTTTTAAGTGCACTCATCTACGCGGTTTGAGCAAAATCCAAGAGGTGACCGTGCGCTCAAACGCCATGCATGATACCATTACCTCTGAGATTCCTCAACTTCGAGTGACATGATTTTGCCCAGGCCGATTGTTGTGATATCGTTGCCCGATGACCATCGTATTTCTGACGGTTATCGTCTTTTCGGCCGCATTGACCCAGAGCCTGATCGGATTTGGTTGGGCATTGGTCGCCATGCCTTTGCTGGCGGAACTTCTTGGCATTCAAATTGCGGCACCCCTGGTAGCGTTGTTGGCGCTGAGCCTGGAGAGCTTTCTGGTGATTCGCTATCGCTTCGACCTTTCCCTTTCGGCGATCTGGCAACTGGTGATCGGCGCCATGGTCGGGATTCCCCTTGGGATTCTGGCTCTCGGGTACCTGGACGAGACCGTTATTCTGACCATCATGGGGGTGCTGGTCATTATCTATTCGCTCACTGTGTTATCCGGGCTAAAGATGCCGCGCCTGGAGGGCAGCATTTGGGCCTATGGGGTCGGCCTTGTCGCGGGCACGCTCGCCGGCGCCTACAACGCGCCTGGTCCCCCGGTGATCATCTATGGGCAGTGTCGCCGCTGGTCGCCGCTGGTCTTCAAAGGCAACCTGCAGGCGTTCTTCGTTGCCACAGGCGTTTTTGTCGTTTTAGGCCATGTGGTAGCTGGCAACCTTGTGCCTGCGGTCTGGCGAGGTTATCTGGTGGCGCTGGCGCCGGTGGGCCTGGGCATCCTGGCAGGACAACGGCTGGAAGGGCGGGTAAACCCCGAACAGTTCCGAAAACTGGTCCTGGTCGCGTTGATCGTGATTGGGTTGACTCTGGTGTTTTGAAGTGGAGTGTCGGAGTTTCAGAGTATCGGAGTAGCAGAGTAGCAGGGGCATGAGGTGTCCAATGGGCCGCCGCTTACACGCTCCCGCCCCGGTAAGCCAGATCCAACACCTGGATGGTGTGGAAGATGGGCAGGGGTCTACCCAGAGCCTTGAGATGAGCACTGATCTGGGTGAGGCAACCGATGTTGCCTGTGGCAATTGCCCGGGCACCTGTTGACAGGATGTTGCGCGCTTTCTGTTCACCCAGCTGGCGAGCGATGTCAGGCTGTTGAAGATTATAGGTGCCGGCCGAGCCGCAGCAGATAT is a window of Chloroflexota bacterium DNA encoding:
- a CDS encoding deoxynucleoside kinase is translated as MINRLVLVAGNIGAGKTSLTERLGARLGWRTSFESVADNPYLPDFYADMRQWSFHLQIFFLGHRAEHHLGLANSPDSAIADRSIYEDAHIFARALHHLGNLSERDYEAYRRLYGLVVAGLPRPDLLLFLDAPVPVLVDRIRRRGRDIESGISPEYLALLESFYDDWIQSFDLCPVLTIPSGNLDFVNRPAHLNIVVDRILDKLAGKESVVFPA
- a CDS encoding GIY-YIG nuclease family protein gives rise to the protein MSMTRTWVYILRCSDSSYYTGRTNNLKRRLAKHHAGDASEWTCRRLPVELLFAQEFSDSLSAYHAEHQILP
- a CDS encoding 6-phosphofructokinase, with the translated sequence MAKANKAKGVIGILTGGGDVPGLNPAIRAVTIRALREGYQVIGLRRGWKGIMEVIREKDYDNSENFQVLSEEIVNKAGRTGGTFLHTSRTRPSHVSKETVPTHLQDTYDKPMNDLTPEIMKNLDWLGIDFLIPIGGDDTLSYGVHLYQQGVKVVGFPKTMDNDVPGTDYCIGFSTCVTRTISLTNTLRTSAGSHERFLVLEVFGRYAGFTAMLPTMAGAANRCVIPEYKFDMDQLTELLVNDREKNPSKYSIVLVSEGAMFEGGEMVFSDQTTDAFGHKKLGGIGDLVSQELKARSAKFNNGRTINVINQRLGYLVRGGDPDAIDSIVPMAYGNLALDLILKGVHGRLVVLKNGRYDDMPIDVVTSTKKVVNIKTHYSTDRLRPLYRRFAMKPLFIMTSEME
- a CDS encoding sulfite exporter TauE/SafE family protein, with translation MTIVFLTVIVFSAALTQSLIGFGWALVAMPLLAELLGIQIAAPLVALLALSLESFLVIRYRFDLSLSAIWQLVIGAMVGIPLGILALGYLDETVILTIMGVLVIIYSLTVLSGLKMPRLEGSIWAYGVGLVAGTLAGAYNAPGPPVIIYGQCRRWSPLVFKGNLQAFFVATGVFVVLGHVVAGNLVPAVWRGYLVALAPVGLGILAGQRLEGRVNPEQFRKLVLVALIVIGLTLVF